ACATTCTCCCAGTCAAAATCGTGATCTAGATTCTGCCTGTGTTCGGTGACGACCGATTGTGTCGAGGTAATTCTATTAATGTGGCTCCGATGTTCAGAAATACGAGTTTTTAATTGCCTTTTAGTTTGGCCTACGTATGTCGCGTCACATTCTCTACAGGAAATTTTGTAAACcacatttttattcgattgaGCTGGGAGGACATCCTTttgtactttaataaattttttaagtttgttTAGGCTGAAGAAAGACAATCTGACATTAAGATCCCTGACAACTCTTGTAAAATCATCGGAGATACCCTCAACGTATGGAACAGTAAGCCATTTACGTCGTTCTTCCTCGCAAATGGTTAGAGATACATCCTGTCTGCGAGTGCGTCTGTTAAGTAACGCTTTAATTCTCATGTTGATAGTATCAAAGATAAATGTCAAAGGATAGTCGTTCTTCAGGAGAGTATCAATTATAAACTTAACGTTCTTACAATGATATTTAGGGTGGGAAAGTAAGAAGGCCCTATCAACCATGCCTATA
The nucleotide sequence above comes from Temnothorax longispinosus isolate EJ_2023e unplaced genomic scaffold, Tlon_JGU_v1 HiC_scaffold_573, whole genome shotgun sequence. Encoded proteins:
- the LOC139824793 gene encoding uncharacterized protein, producing the protein MRIKALLNRRTRRQDVSLTICEEERRKWLTVPYVEGISDDFTRVVRDLNVRLSFFSLNKLKKFIKVQKDVLPAQSNKNVVYKISCRECDATYVGQTKRQLKTRISEHRSHINRITSTQSVVTEHRQNLDHDFDWENVEILDKEKYLSRRLISEMIHIKLQENSINLQNDTDFLHHAYMTILNKL